From the genome of Synergistetes bacterium HGW-Synergistetes-1, one region includes:
- the acpS gene encoding holo-[acyl-carrier-protein] synthase → MIRGIGIDVCDISRMRKAVSKEGFCKRVFSKEEIAYAESNADPAAHYASAFAAREALSKATGWGIAGLGINSCSIERTASGPRFIFDENTLSKFSNEGIDNIFLSISHEAGIAVAVVILEKNQ, encoded by the coding sequence ATGATACGCGGGATTGGAATAGACGTATGTGATATCTCCCGAATGCGTAAAGCTGTTTCCAAAGAAGGATTTTGCAAGCGTGTCTTTTCCAAAGAGGAGATAGCTTATGCGGAATCAAACGCGGATCCGGCTGCTCATTACGCCTCAGCATTCGCTGCGCGCGAGGCCTTATCCAAAGCAACCGGATGGGGAATAGCCGGACTTGGCATTAATTCCTGTTCGATAGAACGAACTGCGTCCGGACCAAGGTTTATATTTGACGAAAACACACTTTCAAAGTTCTCAAATGAGGGTATAGACAATATTTTCCTTTCGATCTCGCATGAAGCGGGGATCGCTGTTGCAGTAGTTATCCTGGAGAAAAACCAATGA
- a CDS encoding adenine phosphoribosyltransferase: MNEHYELKICGLTRSLKKVQVAPNLVIASFVMLGDTQMIEKSADALFNKMKEIKEIDMLVCPEAKGIPLTHALAVRLGVDYVVARKSIKGYMENPITSEVRSITTNEKQIIVIDETDAAKLDGKRVCVVDDVVSTGGSLRSVEDVLAKTGCTVICKVAVLLEEGGYSGEDLIYLQKLPVFPV, translated from the coding sequence ATGAACGAACATTACGAACTAAAGATCTGCGGTCTTACAAGAAGCCTCAAAAAAGTCCAAGTTGCCCCAAATCTTGTGATAGCATCTTTTGTCATGCTGGGTGACACACAGATGATAGAAAAAAGCGCTGACGCCCTCTTCAATAAGATGAAGGAGATCAAAGAGATAGACATGCTTGTATGCCCTGAAGCCAAAGGTATCCCGCTTACACATGCGCTGGCTGTTCGCCTGGGTGTCGACTATGTAGTCGCCAGAAAATCGATCAAGGGATACATGGAAAACCCGATAACTTCTGAAGTCAGATCCATAACGACAAATGAAAAACAGATCATCGTAATTGATGAGACAGATGCAGCAAAACTGGATGGAAAGCGAGTCTGCGTAGTGGATGACGTTGTTTCCACCGGCGGTTCCCTCCGCTCAGTTGAAGATGTTCTTGCAAAGACAGGATGCACTGTCATTTGCAAGGTTGCCGTGCTGCTTGAAGAGGGAGGATACAGCGGAGAGGATCTGATCTATCTTCAGAAACTCCCGGTCTTTCCAGTTTAA
- the tsaB gene encoding tRNA (adenosine(37)-N6)-threonylcarbamoyltransferase complex dimerization subunit type 1 TsaB, producing MKVLGIDCTTKFTNIGIASEGALLSEISLELGRQQSSRLPLIVEEMLTDLSIDISELDLIAAANGPGYYTGIRTGIAYSAALAKALGIRILPVSSLDVFVHDLRTMGIPLAPVIKARQNCIYCALYFSDGSELKPFVYPKFCTAAEFADFLCLYPDAMLVGKDVNLFNEFSALPNNVLPRTVGRPGQTALMGEYYKELSISPDTIQGAYLREPDIGPTSYL from the coding sequence ATGAAGGTACTGGGAATAGACTGCACAACTAAATTCACAAACATCGGGATCGCCTCTGAAGGAGCCCTCCTTTCCGAAATAAGCCTTGAACTCGGACGGCAGCAATCTTCGCGCCTTCCGCTTATTGTAGAAGAGATGCTTACTGATCTTTCAATTGATATTTCAGAGCTGGATCTTATCGCAGCGGCAAATGGCCCGGGGTATTACACCGGTATCAGGACGGGAATCGCATATTCCGCAGCACTTGCTAAAGCGCTTGGAATAAGGATACTCCCGGTATCCTCACTTGATGTCTTCGTCCACGATCTAAGGACTATGGGGATCCCTCTGGCTCCGGTTATAAAAGCCAGACAGAACTGCATTTACTGCGCTCTCTATTTTTCTGATGGAAGTGAACTAAAGCCATTTGTATACCCAAAGTTTTGCACTGCTGCAGAATTTGCTGATTTCCTTTGCCTTTACCCTGATGCCATGCTGGTAGGCAAAGACGTGAACTTATTCAATGAATTTTCAGCCTTGCCTAACAATGTTTTGCCAAGAACTGTCGGAAGACCGGGTCAAACTGCATTGATGGGAGAATATTACAAAGAACTTTCAATTTCACCTGATACGATACAGGGTGCCTATCTTCGTGAACCGGATATAGGTCCAACTTCATATTTATGA
- a CDS encoding GNAT family N-acetyltransferase, translating into MDIKVGENRFYIGESEKDPLAEIVFCFKKSDIIVIERTFVSEELRGQNIAGQLLQRVVEKAREERLKIIPECTYAQKVMNRGEDYKDVLYNEGTQN; encoded by the coding sequence ATGGACATCAAAGTTGGAGAGAACCGCTTTTATATCGGTGAGAGCGAGAAAGATCCGCTTGCTGAAATAGTTTTTTGCTTCAAAAAAAGTGACATCATTGTTATTGAGCGTACCTTTGTATCAGAAGAGCTTAGAGGGCAGAACATCGCAGGTCAACTGCTTCAAAGGGTCGTAGAGAAAGCACGCGAAGAGAGACTTAAGATCATTCCAGAATGCACCTATGCTCAAAAGGTGATGAACAGGGGAGAGGACTATAAGGACGTTTTATATAATGAAGGTACTCAAAATTAG
- a CDS encoding 2-oxoacid:ferredoxin oxidoreductase subunit beta, translated as MPREDVKKLLRSKFMPHIWCPGCGHGIIMHAILRALADLKIPQDQICISSGIGCSSRMPGYIDACTLHTAHGRSLAFATGVKMANPALTIVNVMGDGDGTAIGGNHFIHACRRNIGITAVVMNNNIYGMTGGQASPTTPEGAFASTAPYGAIDPTFDICKLAEGAGATFVARATVAQPAMCEQILKKAILHQKKGFAVVELVSFCHTQFGRKNKRSRPMDNINYLKDNSVMKAKADTMTAEELKGKIIIGEFVNIEDAREYTKRYDEIIARAQKA; from the coding sequence ATGCCCCGCGAAGATGTAAAAAAACTCCTACGTTCCAAATTTATGCCACACATCTGGTGCCCCGGATGCGGACATGGAATAATCATGCACGCAATACTCCGCGCCCTTGCAGACCTTAAGATCCCCCAGGATCAAATATGCATTTCTTCAGGTATCGGATGCTCTAGCCGTATGCCCGGATACATCGACGCATGCACACTCCACACGGCGCACGGACGTTCGCTCGCCTTTGCGACAGGAGTTAAGATGGCAAATCCCGCTCTCACCATCGTCAACGTAATGGGAGACGGTGACGGAACCGCTATCGGAGGAAACCACTTTATCCACGCATGCCGCCGCAACATAGGCATCACTGCTGTAGTAATGAACAACAATATCTACGGTATGACCGGCGGACAGGCTTCCCCGACAACACCTGAAGGCGCATTTGCATCAACAGCTCCTTACGGTGCAATCGACCCGACATTCGACATCTGCAAACTGGCTGAAGGCGCAGGAGCCACATTCGTTGCACGTGCAACAGTTGCTCAGCCCGCAATGTGCGAGCAGATACTCAAAAAGGCCATCCTGCACCAGAAGAAGGGTTTTGCAGTAGTCGAACTCGTCTCTTTCTGCCACACTCAATTTGGCCGTAAGAACAAGCGCAGCCGTCCGATGGACAATATCAATTACCTTAAAGACAACTCTGTCATGAAGGCCAAGGCCGACACAATGACTGCTGAAGAACTTAAGGGCAAGATCATTATTGGCGAATTCGTCAATATTGAAGATGCCCGTGAATACACTAAGCGCTACGATGAAATCATCGCCCGCGCTCAGAAGGCATAG
- a CDS encoding trehalose-6-phosphate synthase gives MSENKGRFLVVSNRLPVTLACKEKKWEAKSSSGGLVNALNPVLKNRGGFWIGWPGAFDNLKISTMKEILGPLSKKSGYRFLPILLTKEDIETFYNGFSNSILWPLFHDFQSRCNFLPAYWDGYIAANEKFAKVVLGHSSENDFIWVNDYQLIPLGSMLLEKNPELNSSFFLHIPFPSVDVFMKLPWRKEILHQLTCYSLVCFQTLRDRRNFIDCIRTFYPKAVIYGRGHVVKVNIGDRAFLTGSLPISIDYKYYSSLSSASNVANRARQIREEIYAEKIIVGVDRLDYSKGIPEKLRGFEKCLASYPDIRERITLYQLVVPSRDTISEYKELKHEIELLISEINGRYSTTRWTPIIWRHGTLPESELYAIYRASDIALVTSLKDGMNLVCKEYCASKGKESGVLILSEFAGAALQLSRGALLVNPFDVNDISDSIYRAFSMDEHEKKIRMRSMRESIRRQDVFWWVENFLRAATGKKLEDYPEQDLPSLWPGLFAISKKYYKGAV, from the coding sequence ATGTCAGAAAATAAAGGACGGTTTTTGGTAGTATCGAACAGGCTGCCCGTTACCCTTGCCTGCAAAGAGAAAAAATGGGAAGCAAAATCTTCCTCCGGAGGACTTGTCAACGCACTTAACCCTGTCCTCAAAAACAGGGGCGGTTTCTGGATTGGCTGGCCCGGGGCATTCGATAACCTTAAGATCTCTACGATGAAGGAGATTTTGGGTCCACTCTCTAAAAAATCCGGCTATAGGTTTTTGCCCATTCTGTTGACAAAAGAGGACATAGAAACCTTTTACAACGGTTTTTCAAATTCCATTCTATGGCCCCTTTTCCATGATTTTCAGTCACGCTGCAACTTCTTGCCGGCATATTGGGATGGTTATATTGCCGCGAATGAAAAATTTGCAAAGGTCGTTCTTGGACACTCTTCAGAAAATGATTTCATATGGGTGAATGACTATCAGTTAATTCCGCTGGGATCTATGCTGCTGGAGAAAAATCCAGAATTAAATTCCTCTTTCTTTCTTCATATACCTTTTCCAAGCGTGGATGTTTTTATGAAACTCCCTTGGCGGAAAGAAATACTTCACCAACTAACATGTTACTCGCTTGTCTGTTTTCAGACATTGAGAGACAGAAGAAACTTTATTGACTGCATAAGGACCTTTTATCCTAAGGCTGTGATCTACGGCAGAGGACATGTTGTCAAGGTAAATATCGGCGACAGAGCCTTTCTTACGGGCAGTTTACCTATAAGCATAGACTATAAATATTATTCTTCACTTAGCAGTGCCTCCAATGTAGCAAATAGAGCAAGGCAAATCAGAGAAGAGATATACGCAGAAAAGATCATCGTTGGGGTTGACCGCCTGGATTACTCAAAGGGGATACCGGAGAAGCTCAGGGGGTTTGAGAAATGCCTTGCCTCCTATCCCGATATCAGGGAGAGGATCACTCTATACCAGCTTGTAGTTCCAAGCAGGGACACCATTTCTGAGTATAAAGAGCTGAAACATGAAATTGAACTTCTTATCAGCGAGATAAACGGAAGATATTCCACAACGAGGTGGACCCCTATAATATGGCGCCACGGCACTCTTCCGGAATCAGAACTCTATGCGATATACAGGGCTTCAGATATCGCTCTTGTTACATCTCTTAAAGACGGAATGAATCTTGTTTGCAAAGAGTACTGTGCAAGTAAAGGGAAAGAGAGTGGTGTCCTTATTCTGAGTGAGTTCGCTGGGGCCGCATTACAGCTTTCCAGGGGAGCCCTGTTGGTCAACCCATTCGACGTAAATGACATTTCTGATTCCATCTATCGTGCTTTTTCGATGGATGAGCATGAGAAAAAAATAAGGATGAGGTCGATGAGGGAATCTATAAGAAGGCAGGATGTATTCTGGTGGGTCGAAAACTTCTTAAGGGCTGCAACAGGCAAGAAGCTTGAAGATTATCCTGAACAGGATCTCCCTTCGCTTTGGCCCGGGCTATTTGCCATAAGCAAAAAATATTATAAGGGCGCGGTCTAA
- a CDS encoding guanine permease: protein MDTFMTDLLTSFAVVINGIPQGLLALSFGFAAFPTSIAFLIGAAGSLAFNSVATISFQAETITLAGRMGRNIKERLSIVFWGALFLFVPSVLGLNETIVAFIGPTIVNSMMAGVGIMLAYVAMELFSSEKISGTISMITGIAVWFMTLDLAKTIIISVLVSTIVYNILMKMGKVEPHSLVMDKNRERFTFGNIEWKIWENPMLIVHALALACLNIGANISFGKITGSIAGVDSNIDHLAIYSSLADMGSSFFGGGPVEAIISGTATAPNPLRSSVIMMLIMAAILLFKLLPTIGKYVHSASIAGFLFVLGTFVTFASNIQGAIATVPAANGPFGFSPWGMVIGATVLVSAKWNPFFGLLAGVLIKMIFSL from the coding sequence ATGGACACTTTTATGACTGATCTACTAACTTCATTCGCCGTTGTCATAAACGGCATACCACAGGGACTTCTTGCGCTAAGCTTCGGATTCGCCGCCTTCCCGACAAGCATTGCCTTCCTCATCGGAGCTGCCGGATCACTGGCGTTCAATTCAGTGGCCACAATTTCTTTTCAGGCAGAAACGATCACCCTGGCCGGAAGAATGGGTCGGAATATCAAAGAAAGACTGAGCATTGTTTTCTGGGGAGCTCTCTTTTTATTCGTTCCCTCAGTACTGGGTCTGAATGAGACCATAGTTGCCTTTATTGGCCCGACGATCGTAAATTCTATGATGGCAGGCGTAGGTATTATGCTTGCGTATGTAGCTATGGAGCTATTCAGCTCAGAGAAGATATCGGGAACGATTTCTATGATAACTGGTATAGCAGTATGGTTTATGACCCTTGACCTAGCAAAGACGATCATCATCTCTGTACTTGTTTCCACGATCGTCTACAACATACTGATGAAAATGGGAAAGGTCGAACCTCATAGTCTTGTAATGGACAAGAACAGAGAAAGGTTCACGTTCGGCAACATTGAATGGAAGATATGGGAAAACCCCATGCTTATCGTTCACGCTCTTGCCCTTGCATGTCTCAACATAGGAGCAAACATAAGCTTTGGAAAGATCACCGGCAGCATTGCAGGTGTGGATTCAAATATTGACCACCTTGCAATATACTCATCCCTTGCAGACATGGGTTCTTCCTTCTTCGGAGGCGGCCCTGTCGAAGCAATAATATCCGGAACTGCAACAGCGCCGAATCCACTGAGATCTTCAGTGATCATGATGCTCATCATGGCAGCCATACTGCTTTTCAAACTGCTTCCTACAATCGGCAAATATGTCCACAGTGCTTCGATAGCAGGATTCCTCTTCGTTCTTGGAACATTTGTGACCTTTGCTTCCAACATACAGGGAGCAATAGCTACAGTGCCCGCGGCCAACGGACCGTTTGGATTTTCTCCCTGGGGCATGGTCATCGGTGCTACAGTACTTGTTTCAGCCAAATGGAACCCATTCTTTGGACTTCTCGCGGGAGTCCTGATCAAAATGATATTCTCACTTTAG
- a CDS encoding 2-oxoglutarate ferredoxin oxidoreductase subunit gamma (catalyzes the ferredoxin-dependent oxidative decarboxylation 2-oxoglutarate forming succinyl-CoA), with the protein MSERFEIRVAGSGGQGVILAAVILGEAAALNTEGLNSVQSQAYGPEARGGASKSEVVYDRAEIDYPKAAHPNLQVILTQKACDQYSHDTAKGATVILDDFFVTEPPKLDADVYLLPIVRTAREKLGRELVVNMVALGTAAKVLEVKNLTKPEAIKKAILARVPKGTEELNEKAFEYGYQMMDEAMAARK; encoded by the coding sequence ATGAGCGAACGTTTTGAAATTCGCGTTGCTGGATCCGGCGGACAGGGAGTCATCCTCGCCGCAGTGATCCTGGGTGAGGCTGCCGCACTTAATACAGAGGGCCTCAATTCTGTTCAGAGTCAGGCATACGGCCCAGAAGCCCGCGGTGGAGCTTCTAAGTCAGAAGTCGTATATGACCGCGCTGAGATAGACTACCCGAAGGCAGCACATCCCAACCTTCAGGTCATCCTTACTCAGAAGGCATGTGACCAGTACAGCCACGACACAGCAAAGGGCGCAACCGTCATCCTTGACGATTTCTTTGTAACAGAGCCCCCCAAGCTTGATGCCGATGTATACCTTCTCCCAATAGTAAGAACAGCAAGAGAGAAGCTCGGCCGTGAGCTCGTAGTCAACATGGTGGCACTTGGCACAGCTGCGAAGGTCCTTGAAGTTAAGAACCTGACAAAGCCCGAAGCGATCAAAAAAGCTATTCTTGCAAGAGTCCCCAAGGGCACAGAAGAACTCAACGAAAAGGCCTTTGAATACGGATATCAAATGATGGACGAGGCAATGGCTGCAAGGAAGTAG
- a CDS encoding tRNA (adenosine(37)-N6)-threonylcarbamoyltransferase complex ATPase subunit type 1 TsaE: protein MHCLSHSTRKLQIVTFSEDETCSFGMSIGKHSFPGLTILLHGGLGMGKTLLTQGIGKALGCGKIKSPTFILIAEHEGEIPLIHADLYRLDSHVEADALDFENYIDNGCVLVVEWAERWHTPPLKDTIDIVINQYGDDDNSRVITVRALGKTAEDLLVGLSDDILGSACEKEGNYEGTGNRLHN from the coding sequence ATGCACTGCCTTTCACACTCAACTAGAAAACTGCAAATAGTTACCTTTTCTGAAGATGAGACATGCTCCTTTGGAATGTCTATAGGAAAACATTCTTTCCCCGGGCTTACTATACTTTTGCATGGCGGACTAGGCATGGGGAAGACCCTTCTTACACAGGGAATAGGCAAAGCTCTGGGCTGCGGGAAGATAAAGAGCCCTACTTTCATACTCATCGCGGAACATGAAGGGGAGATCCCCCTGATACACGCTGACCTCTACAGGCTGGATTCACATGTTGAGGCAGATGCGCTTGATTTCGAAAATTACATCGATAACGGCTGCGTTCTTGTGGTGGAGTGGGCTGAAAGATGGCACACACCACCTTTAAAAGATACTATTGACATCGTGATAAACCAATACGGCGATGATGATAATTCAAGGGTCATCACGGTAAGGGCCTTGGGAAAAACTGCGGAAGATCTGCTGGTAGGTCTTTCGGACGATATCCTGGGATCGGCCTGCGAAAAAGAGGGGAATTATGAAGGTACTGGGAATAGACTGCACAACTAA
- a CDS encoding 23S rRNA (uracil(1939)-C(5))-methyltransferase RlmD, whose translation MLQGEIKKFKITDINNEGEGIVRLGDERFVVFVPDALPEEEVTCRIVQAKKNYATAKVIERHNDSSIRIKPLCPVYGKCGGCQLQHIDYTSQLKLKTKTVFDAIKRIGGVPDPSINNCIPSPSQWGYRNKASLPVQSDRREKFLAGFYKNRSHDIVPFTGCPVLLPKLESNVISLIKDLKEAGLEGWNDKSNHLMGFIRHLVFRTAKFTDHSLCGVVAGRSADRDEARQLKNIAAGHSDDLRGMVFNKNFSKGNFIWGDEFSSIYGETVMQEVLGKYRFNFEISSFFQINSEQAHALYKYASTMAAGGSPKNILELYSGAGTLTAFLSDKAKHVTAVEEWPQASKYLKINAELNGLDNITGHSGSAEDISEALSDEKFDTVVLDPPRTGCDPRVIASIIKISPQKIVYVSCGPATLARDIKSLISNGYAIKTIQPFDMFPQTGHVETVVLMSRTSGDK comes from the coding sequence ATGCTTCAGGGAGAAATAAAGAAGTTTAAAATTACAGATATAAACAACGAAGGGGAGGGCATAGTCAGGCTCGGGGATGAACGCTTCGTTGTCTTTGTTCCCGATGCGCTTCCTGAAGAAGAGGTCACATGCCGTATAGTCCAGGCAAAGAAGAATTACGCGACGGCAAAAGTCATCGAGAGGCATAATGACTCATCGATAAGAATAAAGCCGCTTTGCCCGGTTTACGGAAAGTGCGGAGGATGTCAGCTCCAGCACATAGATTACACGTCACAGCTCAAGCTTAAGACAAAAACTGTCTTCGACGCTATCAAAAGGATCGGGGGAGTACCGGATCCTTCAATTAATAATTGCATTCCCTCGCCATCCCAGTGGGGCTACAGAAACAAGGCCTCCCTACCGGTACAGAGTGATCGCAGGGAAAAGTTTCTTGCCGGCTTCTATAAAAACCGAAGCCACGATATTGTTCCGTTTACAGGCTGTCCTGTCCTGCTTCCAAAACTGGAATCAAACGTAATCTCACTTATCAAGGACTTGAAAGAGGCGGGGCTTGAGGGATGGAACGATAAGAGTAACCATCTTATGGGTTTTATAAGACACCTGGTGTTTCGGACTGCAAAATTTACAGATCACAGCTTATGCGGAGTTGTTGCGGGCAGATCTGCTGACAGGGATGAGGCGCGGCAGCTTAAAAATATAGCTGCCGGACATTCAGATGATCTCAGGGGCATGGTCTTCAACAAAAACTTCTCAAAAGGCAACTTCATCTGGGGAGATGAGTTCTCTTCCATCTATGGCGAGACAGTTATGCAGGAAGTGCTTGGAAAGTACAGATTCAACTTCGAAATATCCTCCTTCTTCCAGATCAATTCAGAGCAGGCTCATGCGCTTTACAAATACGCTTCAACGATGGCGGCAGGGGGATCTCCCAAAAATATCCTTGAACTGTATTCCGGAGCCGGAACTCTGACTGCATTCCTCTCTGATAAAGCAAAACACGTAACAGCAGTGGAGGAGTGGCCCCAGGCTTCGAAATACCTCAAGATCAACGCGGAACTCAACGGACTTGACAACATCACGGGACATTCCGGGTCAGCCGAAGATATTTCAGAGGCTCTTTCAGACGAAAAATTCGATACCGTGGTGCTTGATCCTCCAAGGACAGGATGCGATCCCAGAGTAATTGCCTCAATAATAAAGATATCACCGCAAAAAATAGTCTACGTCTCATGCGGCCCCGCAACACTGGCCCGTGATATAAAGAGCCTGATATCAAACGGCTACGCTATCAAAACCATCCAGCCTTTCGACATGTTCCCCCAAACAGGACATGTGGAGACGGTCGTATTGATGTCACGTACATCTGGGGATAAGTAA
- a CDS encoding EamA family transporter: protein MEDDKRSLIYAAAMLHSLITGLSYLFSKMGLNLSNPWDLLAYRFTASFLAILIPVLFKWIRLDLSKEKIKSILPLAIFYPLSFFAFQTFGLQYMTSSESGILLAMIPVFTLILASYLLKEKTTLLQKMSIVLSVLGVIYIILNKGSTVGFTNMKGIVLLILSALSFSGYSIVARKLTRNFSVTEMSCIMIIISFLCFNAMSVTNHLLKGTLSSFFAPLKDYRFIISALYLGVLSSLVTSLLTNYILSRIEASKMCVFTNLSTVISITAGVVFLNEKIYYYHIIGSICIILGVIGTNCLGNRNKNYCCKD, encoded by the coding sequence ATGGAAGACGACAAGCGAAGCCTTATATACGCTGCTGCCATGCTTCATTCCTTAATTACCGGCCTATCCTATTTGTTTTCAAAGATGGGACTGAATCTTAGCAACCCATGGGATCTGCTGGCTTACAGATTTACTGCTTCATTTCTGGCTATCTTGATCCCGGTCCTATTCAAATGGATCAGACTGGACCTCAGCAAAGAAAAAATAAAGAGCATACTGCCTCTGGCTATCTTCTATCCCTTGTCATTCTTTGCTTTTCAGACCTTTGGGCTGCAGTATATGACTTCCTCTGAATCAGGTATCCTTCTCGCTATGATCCCTGTCTTCACGTTGATCCTGGCTTCATATTTACTGAAAGAAAAGACAACTCTGCTGCAGAAGATGTCAATAGTCCTCTCGGTACTGGGTGTCATATACATCATACTTAACAAAGGTTCCACTGTCGGATTCACAAACATGAAGGGGATAGTGCTTCTTATTTTGTCTGCCTTGTCTTTCTCCGGTTACAGCATTGTTGCGAGAAAACTGACAAGGAATTTCTCTGTGACAGAAATGAGCTGTATTATGATAATCATCAGCTTTTTATGCTTCAATGCAATGTCTGTAACAAATCACCTTTTAAAGGGCACTCTGAGCAGTTTTTTTGCACCATTGAAAGACTACAGGTTTATTATTTCAGCACTGTACCTGGGCGTGCTCTCTTCACTGGTCACATCTTTATTGACCAACTACATCCTCTCCAGGATCGAGGCGTCCAAGATGTGTGTCTTTACAAACTTAAGCACAGTTATATCAATAACGGCAGGCGTCGTCTTCCTGAATGAAAAAATATATTATTACCATATAATTGGCTCTATATGCATCATATTAGGAGTGATAGGCACCAACTGCCTTGGGAATAGAAATAAAAACTACTGCTGCAAGGACTGA
- a CDS encoding ferredoxin, protein MAKKFDIDVFNKWCKGCGLCIAICPKKVLELNEQVKSVPVRPDDCIGCHQCDNVCPDMAITVKERD, encoded by the coding sequence TTGGCGAAGAAGTTCGACATCGATGTCTTTAACAAATGGTGCAAAGGATGTGGTCTCTGTATCGCTATATGCCCTAAGAAAGTTCTTGAACTAAACGAACAGGTTAAGTCTGTGCCTGTACGTCCTGACGATTGCATTGGCTGCCACCAGTGCGATAACGTCTGCCCTGATATGGCAATAACAGTTAAGGAGCGTGACTAA
- a CDS encoding 2-oxoglutarate synthase subunit alpha — MAQVEFWQGNKAIAMGAIAAGCRFFGGYPITPSTEIMEVMSEELPVLGGKFVQMEDEIGGIAATIGASIAGLKSMTGSSGPGISLKQELLGYAYIAEIPMVLADVQRGGPSTGLPTKVSQADVMQAKWGTHGDHGTIAYAPSSIQECYEITVKAFNMAERFRQPVLVMADEIIGHMREKIVIPEPGSFEIVNRKKPTVCPEEFIPYKADDDDVPPMAAFGDGYRWHVTGLTSNDWGFPTNEADEIDKKANRIIRKVDRFRDDIVEFKEESMDDAEVVVVSYGSVSRSALRAIRELRLEGVKVGHFRPITLWPFPDKEIAELSKRVKHIIVPELNAGQMVNEVERAVAGRCEVHRKNLINGELYKPDQIMSFIKEVA; from the coding sequence ATGGCTCAGGTTGAATTCTGGCAGGGCAATAAAGCTATCGCCATGGGTGCAATTGCCGCCGGATGCAGATTTTTTGGCGGTTATCCGATAACCCCTTCAACAGAGATCATGGAAGTTATGTCTGAAGAGCTTCCGGTACTAGGCGGGAAGTTCGTTCAGATGGAAGATGAGATCGGCGGTATCGCAGCAACAATAGGCGCTTCAATAGCCGGACTTAAATCTATGACAGGAAGCTCAGGCCCTGGTATTTCACTGAAGCAGGAGCTGCTGGGCTATGCATATATAGCAGAAATTCCTATGGTCCTTGCTGACGTACAGCGCGGAGGTCCCTCGACAGGTCTTCCCACAAAAGTTTCACAGGCCGACGTAATGCAGGCCAAGTGGGGAACACACGGTGACCATGGAACGATAGCCTATGCCCCCTCTTCGATCCAGGAATGCTATGAGATCACAGTTAAAGCTTTCAATATGGCGGAGCGTTTCCGTCAGCCGGTCCTTGTAATGGCTGACGAGATCATCGGCCACATGCGCGAAAAGATCGTCATCCCCGAACCCGGCTCATTTGAGATCGTAAACCGCAAAAAGCCGACCGTATGCCCGGAAGAATTTATTCCCTACAAGGCAGACGATGACGATGTCCCTCCGATGGCTGCATTCGGTGACGGATATCGCTGGCATGTTACAGGTCTTACCAGTAACGACTGGGGATTCCCGACAAACGAAGCTGACGAGATCGACAAGAAGGCAAACCGCATAATCCGCAAGGTAGACCGTTTCCGTGACGACATCGTGGAATTCAAGGAAGAGAGCATGGATGACGCAGAAGTCGTAGTAGTTTCCTACGGCAGCGTTTCACGCTCAGCACTCCGTGCGATCCGCGAACTTCGTCTTGAGGGCGTCAAAGTTGGACATTTCCGTCCTATTACACTCTGGCCCTTCCCTGACAAAGAGATCGCAGAGCTCTCAAAGAGAGTTAAACATATAATCGTACCCGAACTCAACGCTGGACAGATGGTGAACGAAGTAGAGAGAGCAGTCGCAGGCAGATGCGAAGTACATCGCAAGAACCTCATCAACGGCGAACTTTACAAACCAGATCAGATCATGTCCTTCATCAAGGAGGTGGCGTAA